One window of the Eucalyptus grandis isolate ANBG69807.140 chromosome 6, ASM1654582v1, whole genome shotgun sequence genome contains the following:
- the LOC108960308 gene encoding putative receptor like protein 25: protein MMMKGLEVELVRILTFLTIIDLSCNSFQGNIPEVIGHLHSLVGLNLSHNHLTGSIPPTLGNLTNLEWLDLSSNKLSWVIPRKLGDLASLGYLNLSKNQLIGRIPQDKQLSTFSMDSFSGNPGLCGTPLPKACPGNAQPPSPSSLLTFDYEGHESWFNQKIVWMGYASGIVIGISIAYIAFEMGRPKWLMQGVRMLESRAAEWIEKSKRKAIKFHGQ from the coding sequence ATGATGATGAAAGGGCTAGAGGTTGAGCTAGTGAGGATCTTGACCTTCCTCACAATTATTGACTTGTCGTGCAACTCTTTCCAAGGGAATATCCCCGAAGTTATTGGACATCTTCACTCTCTTGTAGGGCTCAACCTTTCTCATAACCATCTTACAGGTTCCATCCCACCGACTCTAGGGAACTTGACTAATCTTGAATGGCTTGATCTTTCTTCGAACAAACTAAGTTGGGTAATTCCTAGAAAATTGGGAGATTTGGCTTCCCTTGGGTACTTAAACCTCTCGAAGAACCAACTCATCGGTCGAATTCCACAAGACAAGCAATTGAGCACATTTTCAATGGACTCGTTTAGCGGGAATCCAGGCTTATGTGGAACTCCATTGCCAAAAGCATGCCCTGGCAATGCACAACCTCCTTCACCATCGTCCTTATTAACTTTCGACTACGAAGGGCATGAGAGTTGGTTCAACCAGAAAATAGTGTGGATGGGCTATGCATCGGGAATCGTAATTGGGATTTCGATTGCATACATAGCATTTGAAATGGGAAGACCCAAATGGCTTATGCAAGGTGTGAGGATGCTGGAGAGTAGAGCAGCCGAATGGATAGAGAAGTCAAAGCGAAAGgccatcaaatttcatggacaatga